In one Chitinophaga sancti genomic region, the following are encoded:
- a CDS encoding DUF3098 domain-containing protein produces MIKETKHAEKAVIEERPVFAKDNYKFMLAGMVITVIGFLLMMGGYNDDATKFKPEEVYSFQRITLAPIVILLGLGVEVFAIMRRPKQ; encoded by the coding sequence ATGATTAAAGAAACTAAACACGCTGAAAAAGCAGTAATTGAAGAGCGTCCTGTTTTCGCAAAGGATAACTATAAGTTCATGTTAGCAGGCATGGTGATTACTGTGATCGGCTTCCTGTTGATGATGGGTGGTTATAACGACGATGCTACCAAATTCAAACCAGAAGAGGTATATAGTTTCCAGCGCATTACGCTGGCTCCTATTGTGATCCTGCTGGGTCTGGGAGTAGAGGTGTTTGCGATTATGCGCCGACCAAAGCAATAA
- a CDS encoding bestrophin family protein produces MLLKKNIPFRYVFGKIKYEIALVVLYTLVIVLIHDRFNLKATINIPLTVPMIMGTVISLLLAFRSNQAYDRWWEARTVWGAIVNDSRSFTREVLTFINSAEFPEEAERLRERMIRRQMAWCYSLGQQLRGLSATEGLERLIPKREVAYVARFANVPMALLELHAKDLQIALQRDWINAYQQVQIDSTLNKFSDSMGKCERIKNTVFPSTYSLYIHFALNFFIMLLPFGVIEFFGWGAVPLVGAIAASFLLIEKMAIHLQDPFDNKPTDTPMTTIARTIERDLRQMLNDNYVPETPPVYSYYVM; encoded by the coding sequence ATGCTACTCAAAAAAAATATACCGTTTAGATATGTGTTTGGCAAAATCAAATATGAAATTGCGTTAGTGGTATTATACACGCTTGTGATAGTATTAATACATGACCGATTCAATCTGAAAGCAACCATCAACATACCATTGACTGTACCAATGATTATGGGTACAGTAATATCACTGCTATTGGCGTTTAGATCTAACCAGGCTTATGACCGGTGGTGGGAAGCGCGCACAGTGTGGGGCGCTATTGTGAACGATTCGCGTTCTTTTACGAGGGAGGTACTGACATTTATAAACAGTGCGGAGTTCCCTGAAGAAGCAGAACGCTTGCGGGAAAGAATGATCCGCCGGCAGATGGCATGGTGTTATTCACTGGGCCAGCAATTGAGAGGATTGTCTGCTACTGAGGGGTTGGAGCGACTGATCCCTAAGCGGGAAGTGGCTTATGTAGCACGCTTTGCGAATGTGCCGATGGCATTGCTGGAACTGCATGCAAAAGATCTGCAGATTGCTTTGCAACGTGACTGGATCAACGCTTATCAGCAGGTGCAGATTGATAGTACCCTGAATAAATTCAGTGATAGTATGGGTAAGTGTGAGCGTATCAAGAACACCGTATTTCCTTCCACCTACAGCTTGTACATTCATTTTGCATTGAACTTCTTTATCATGTTGCTGCCATTTGGCGTGATAGAGTTTTTTGGTTGGGGGGCAGTGCCTTTGGTAGGTGCGATTGCTGCATCCTTTCTGCTGATTGAGAAGATGGCTATACACCTGCAGGATCCGTTTGACAACAAACCAACGGATACCCCTATGACGACTATTGCGCGGACAATAGAGCGGGATCTGCGGCAGATGCTCAACGACAATTATGTACCGGAAACACCGCCCGTGTACTCTTATTATGTGATGTAG
- the ruvB gene encoding Holliday junction branch migration DNA helicase RuvB — protein sequence MSNPLRPEESRQSAAEKEFENSIRPKEIVDFSGQDQIIENLKIFIKAAKLRGEALDHVLFHGPPGLGKTTLSRIVATEMGVNIRETSGPVIEKPGDLAGLLTNLEPKDVLFIDEIHRLSTVVEEYLYSAMEDYRIDIMIDTGPSARAIQISLHPFTLIGATTRSGLLTAPLLSRFGIKSRLEYYTAAILQKIIWRAAGLLDTKITSEAAMEIARRSRGTPRIANGLLRRVRDFAQVVGNGTIDLEIAKFSLKALNVDEYGLDEMDNRILQVIIENFKGGPVGITTIATAVGEEPGTLEEVYEPFLIQEGFIKRTPRGREVTEKAYVHLGKTPRGGANSGLLF from the coding sequence ATGTCGAATCCTCTAAGACCAGAAGAAAGCCGCCAAAGTGCTGCGGAAAAGGAGTTTGAAAACAGCATCCGCCCCAAAGAGATCGTAGATTTCTCGGGGCAGGACCAGATCATTGAGAACCTCAAGATCTTTATCAAGGCCGCTAAGTTGAGAGGAGAAGCGCTGGATCATGTGCTCTTTCACGGCCCTCCGGGATTAGGTAAAACAACGCTGTCACGCATTGTCGCCACTGAAATGGGGGTTAACATCCGCGAAACCTCCGGCCCGGTGATCGAGAAACCCGGTGATCTGGCAGGCCTGCTCACCAACCTCGAGCCTAAAGACGTGCTGTTTATCGATGAAATTCACCGGCTTAGTACCGTAGTGGAAGAATACCTTTATTCCGCCATGGAAGACTACCGTATTGACATCATGATCGATACAGGTCCAAGTGCCCGCGCCATCCAGATCTCGCTGCATCCATTCACACTCATAGGGGCTACTACCCGCTCAGGCCTGCTGACCGCTCCCCTGCTCTCCCGCTTTGGTATCAAATCAAGGCTGGAATATTACACCGCCGCTATCCTCCAAAAGATCATCTGGCGTGCCGCCGGCCTGCTGGACACAAAGATCACCAGCGAAGCTGCGATGGAAATAGCACGGAGATCCAGGGGTACCCCGCGTATTGCCAATGGATTGCTGAGAAGGGTAAGAGACTTTGCTCAGGTAGTGGGCAATGGTACCATCGACCTGGAAATTGCTAAATTCAGCCTGAAAGCACTGAATGTAGATGAATACGGGCTGGACGAAATGGACAACCGCATCCTGCAGGTCATCATCGAAAACTTTAAAGGTGGTCCGGTTGGTATCACAACCATCGCTACTGCTGTAGGTGAAGAACCCGGCACACTGGAAGAAGTGTATGAACCATTCCTCATACAGGAGGGCTTTATCAAGCGTACACCCCGTGGAAGAGAAGTAACGGAGAAAGCATATGTACACCTTGGAAAAACACCGAGAGGTGGGGCTAATAGTGGCTTATTGTTCTAA
- a CDS encoding cell division protein FtsX: MAQQPGKSSSRKSKPSYLYSIIGVALVLFLLGTLGLIVIHANKLSEYFKESIEIQVILRDNVKEEQAIALRDSIASKPYVKSIEYVSKDMAAERFKKEFGEDFITLLQYNPLYASINVKGNARYVNPDSLSVIEANLAQQPIVREISYQRGLVSKLNENVRKIGFVILGICIMLAIVVIVLIDNTIRLAMFSNRFLIKTMQMVGATRWFIAKPFDFRSIINGALSAILAIAGLVGILYFADKLLPELSSMRDYFMTSALFIGMIVIGIFISLVSTHRSVMKYLKLKLDDLY, from the coding sequence ATGGCGCAGCAACCCGGGAAATCATCATCAAGAAAATCCAAACCTTCTTATCTGTACTCCATCATTGGAGTAGCACTGGTACTGTTCCTGCTTGGAACATTAGGACTTATAGTTATTCATGCTAACAAGCTCAGTGAATATTTTAAAGAAAGTATTGAAATTCAGGTGATCCTTAGGGACAATGTAAAAGAGGAGCAGGCGATAGCCCTTCGTGATTCCATTGCCAGTAAGCCTTATGTTAAGTCGATCGAATACGTATCTAAAGATATGGCGGCCGAGCGCTTTAAAAAGGAGTTCGGGGAAGATTTTATCACCCTGCTGCAATATAACCCTTTATATGCCAGCATTAATGTAAAAGGTAATGCCCGGTATGTAAATCCGGACAGCCTGTCAGTGATAGAGGCAAATCTGGCCCAACAACCGATCGTAAGAGAGATTTCTTACCAGAGAGGGCTGGTGTCCAAGCTAAATGAGAATGTGCGTAAGATTGGCTTCGTGATCCTGGGGATCTGTATCATGCTGGCAATTGTGGTAATAGTGCTGATAGACAATACGATACGTTTGGCTATGTTCAGCAACCGCTTCCTGATCAAGACGATGCAGATGGTAGGGGCTACCCGATGGTTCATAGCCAAGCCTTTCGATTTCCGCAGTATCATCAATGGGGCACTGAGTGCCATATTGGCTATTGCCGGTTTGGTCGGGATTCTATATTTTGCAGACAAATTACTTCCAGAGCTCAGTAGCATGAGGGATTACTTTATGACATCTGCCCTCTTTATAGGTATGATTGTGATAGGAATCTTTATTTCTTTGGTGAGCACACACCGCTCAGTGATGAAATACCTGAAGCTGAAACTGGATGATTTATATTGA
- a CDS encoding M28 family metallopeptidase, whose product MKHAHILTLLISVSTLAAYAQDIKEQEVKRIITTLAADDMEGRKTFEPGIEKAAQFLEKEYTQAGLQPLPGATSFRQAFHRFNTLPGPRQVHLGHNTIGPERVIMLGVAPSIDWNQNSDVDVKTIPASEQFYDYLRKLRDVKKNTLVWVDTAHTEDFNKYYQNLQQRGGRNLDSLASVVLVLRHAEDTDLKTWDVKASQQVTPLYLSNIVGMIKGKTKPEEYVIFSGHYDHLGIITPVGKDSIANGADDDASGVTAVVMLAKYYKQYPPARSLIFVAFTAEEIGGYGSRYFSQQQDPDKVIAMFNIEMIGKESKFGKNSAFITGYERSDFGKILEKNLENSIFHFYPDPYPEQNLFYRSDNATLAKQGVPAHTISTDQIDTDKLYHSVGDEVSSLDIKNITSTIQAIAVSARSIVAGTDTPARIEKMAN is encoded by the coding sequence ATGAAACACGCGCACATTTTAACCCTCCTGATCAGTGTATCTACCCTCGCTGCATATGCCCAGGACATCAAAGAGCAGGAAGTGAAAAGGATTATCACCACCCTCGCTGCCGATGATATGGAGGGGCGTAAAACTTTTGAACCAGGTATTGAGAAAGCAGCTCAGTTTCTGGAGAAGGAATATACCCAGGCAGGGCTCCAGCCATTACCAGGGGCTACCAGTTTCCGGCAGGCATTTCACAGGTTTAATACTTTGCCAGGTCCACGTCAGGTCCACCTTGGCCATAACACAATAGGCCCTGAAAGAGTCATCATGCTCGGGGTGGCACCGTCTATAGACTGGAATCAGAATAGTGATGTGGATGTGAAAACCATTCCCGCTTCTGAGCAGTTCTATGACTACCTGAGAAAACTGAGAGATGTGAAAAAGAATACCCTTGTATGGGTAGATACTGCGCATACGGAAGACTTCAATAAGTACTATCAGAACTTACAGCAAAGAGGAGGTAGAAACCTGGATAGCCTGGCATCTGTAGTATTAGTACTCAGACATGCGGAAGATACGGATCTTAAAACCTGGGATGTAAAAGCCAGTCAGCAGGTTACTCCCTTATACCTGAGTAATATTGTAGGAATGATCAAAGGAAAAACGAAGCCGGAAGAATATGTGATTTTCTCCGGTCACTACGATCATTTAGGTATCATAACACCTGTAGGTAAAGACAGCATTGCGAATGGGGCTGATGATGATGCCAGTGGGGTAACGGCGGTGGTGATGCTGGCAAAGTACTATAAGCAGTATCCGCCTGCCAGATCGCTCATCTTCGTAGCTTTTACAGCAGAAGAAATAGGTGGGTATGGATCCAGGTATTTCTCCCAGCAACAGGATCCTGACAAGGTAATAGCAATGTTCAATATTGAGATGATCGGAAAGGAATCTAAATTTGGAAAGAACAGTGCATTCATCACCGGGTATGAGCGTTCGGATTTCGGAAAGATCCTGGAGAAGAATTTAGAGAACTCCATCTTCCATTTCTATCCTGATCCTTATCCGGAGCAGAATTTGTTTTACCGTTCAGACAATGCTACCCTGGCTAAGCAGGGGGTGCCTGCACACACGATTTCTACTGACCAGATTGATACAGATAAATTATATCACAGTGTAGGTGATGAAGTAAGTAGTTTGGATATTAAGAACATTACAAGTACGATACAGGCAATTGCTGTCAGTGCGCGCAGCATTGTGGCGGGTACAGATACGCCTGCGAGAATAGAAAAGATGGCGAATTAA
- a CDS encoding response regulator transcription factor, which produces MKLLLIEDEPAVVSFIHRYLTEAGYDVSVAMDGPTGLQMAMEHTFSLIILDVMLPGMSGIAVCKELRSQQNKTPILMLTALGSTENVVSGLDSGADDYLIKPFKQAELLARIRSLLRRQPENTVAVPAAANLLKLADLELNTDTKSASRSGESITLTATEYRLLEYFLRNPRRVLSRMEILENVWGIDFNMNTKVVDVYVNYLRKKVNRKDLPALIQTVVGMGYMLKEEA; this is translated from the coding sequence ATGAAATTATTGTTAATAGAGGACGAACCGGCAGTAGTATCCTTCATTCACCGATATCTTACTGAAGCAGGGTATGATGTATCTGTAGCTATGGATGGACCCACTGGTCTGCAAATGGCAATGGAACATACCTTCTCGCTTATCATCCTGGATGTGATGCTGCCCGGAATGAGTGGAATTGCCGTGTGTAAGGAACTGCGCAGCCAACAAAATAAGACGCCTATCCTCATGCTGACCGCACTGGGTTCTACGGAGAATGTGGTTTCCGGCCTGGATAGCGGTGCAGACGATTACCTGATCAAGCCATTTAAACAAGCGGAACTGCTGGCCAGGATCCGCTCCCTGTTAAGAAGACAGCCTGAAAATACAGTTGCTGTGCCAGCCGCCGCAAACCTGCTCAAACTGGCAGACCTGGAACTGAATACTGATACCAAAAGCGCCAGCCGTAGCGGGGAAAGCATTACGCTTACTGCTACTGAATATCGCCTGCTGGAATATTTTTTGCGCAATCCCCGTCGTGTGTTGTCCAGAATGGAGATACTGGAAAATGTGTGGGGCATCGACTTTAATATGAATACCAAGGTCGTGGATGTGTATGTGAATTACCTCCGCAAGAAAGTAAACCGCAAAGACCTGCCAGCCCTTATCCAGACAGTGGTTGGGATGGGCTATATGCTGAAAGAAGAAGCATGA
- a CDS encoding leucine--tRNA ligase, whose amino-acid sequence MEYNFRAIEKKWQHSWSESKAYRVGINSQKPKCYVLDMFPYPSGAGLHVGHPLGYISSDIYARYKRLKGFNVLHPMGWDAFGLPAEQYALETGQHPAVTTAVNIASFRKQLDNIGFCFDWEREVNTSSADYYKWTQWLFLQLFDSWLDRNIQKAKRIPELIASFEKEGNAAHECPGDRSLSFSAQDWKGYSEARQREILMHYRIAFLAYAEVNWCAALGTVLANDEVVNGVSERGGHPVVKKKMRQWFLRITEYANRLLEGLENVNYSEAMKEMQRNWIGKSQGAEITFRFEGSDGEGLRVYTTRPDTIFGVDFMVVAPEHEQVAKITTAENKTAVDKYLDYVQSRSERERMAEVKQITGCFTGAYVLNPFNGKRIPVWISEYVLAGYGTGAIMAVPCGDQRDFGFAKHFNIPITNILGAAFDGAEANPTKDAVLQNSDFLNGVPMRQAMEIVADKVEAMGIGKKQTNFRMRDAGFSRQRYWGEPFPIVYKNGIPYAVAESELPVELPHVDTYKPGEDGEGPLANITDWVNIDANTKRETNTMPGYAGSSWYFLRYADPSNKEEFASRAATDYWNQVDVYIGGTEHAVGHLLYSRLWTKVLCDLGYIGFDEPYKKLINQGMIQGSSRFAKRLRFMHSDHKPEADEIDPITLPDNKQVFISSSFGDIKIKHIIELIREQDASLAEFLNSMDVNYVIESYIHVDVNFVDGVVMDVNAARKWKSDFENAIFLLQDGQFTCKSEVEKMSKSKYNTVNPDVLVDKYGADTFRMYEMFLGPVEQSKPWDTKGIEGVHRFLKKLWRLFVDEQKGLIVKDGEATPEELKILHKTIQKIDSDTENFSYNTAVSQFMICVNELSSLKSNKRSVLEPVLILLTPYAPHIAEELWHMLGNTTSILDAAYPVFEEKYVKENAFNYPIAVNGKTRTELSFPLDADNAAIEQTILANEVVQKWIEGKPVKKVVIVKGRMINIVV is encoded by the coding sequence ATGGAATATAATTTCAGGGCTATTGAGAAAAAGTGGCAGCACTCCTGGAGCGAATCAAAAGCTTACAGGGTTGGCATCAATAGCCAAAAGCCCAAGTGCTATGTACTTGATATGTTTCCTTATCCCTCAGGGGCGGGTCTTCATGTAGGCCACCCACTGGGATATATTTCGTCTGACATCTATGCTCGTTATAAAAGACTAAAAGGTTTTAATGTACTACATCCAATGGGTTGGGATGCCTTTGGTCTGCCAGCAGAACAGTATGCCCTGGAAACAGGTCAGCACCCTGCTGTAACTACTGCTGTAAATATCGCTTCCTTCCGTAAACAACTGGATAACATCGGTTTCTGCTTTGACTGGGAAAGAGAAGTCAATACCAGCAGTGCCGATTACTATAAATGGACACAATGGCTCTTCCTCCAGCTCTTCGACAGCTGGTTAGACCGTAACATCCAGAAAGCTAAACGTATTCCTGAACTGATCGCCAGCTTTGAAAAAGAAGGGAATGCAGCCCATGAATGCCCCGGCGACCGCAGCCTCTCCTTCTCTGCCCAGGACTGGAAAGGCTATAGCGAAGCCCGGCAGCGCGAGATCCTTATGCATTACCGCATCGCTTTCCTCGCTTATGCTGAGGTAAACTGGTGTGCTGCCCTGGGTACCGTGCTTGCAAACGATGAGGTGGTGAATGGGGTGAGTGAACGTGGCGGACACCCCGTAGTAAAGAAAAAAATGCGTCAGTGGTTCCTCCGCATCACCGAGTATGCGAACCGCCTGCTCGAAGGCCTGGAAAACGTGAACTACAGCGAAGCAATGAAGGAAATGCAGCGTAACTGGATCGGTAAGAGCCAGGGAGCCGAGATCACCTTCAGGTTCGAAGGCAGCGATGGCGAAGGTTTAAGAGTATATACCACCCGCCCCGATACTATCTTTGGCGTGGACTTCATGGTGGTAGCTCCAGAACATGAGCAGGTAGCTAAAATCACAACTGCTGAGAACAAAACTGCTGTAGATAAATATCTTGACTATGTGCAGAGCCGCTCCGAACGTGAACGTATGGCAGAGGTAAAGCAGATCACCGGTTGCTTTACAGGTGCTTATGTACTGAACCCTTTCAATGGTAAGCGCATTCCTGTATGGATCTCTGAATATGTACTTGCAGGTTATGGTACCGGTGCAATTATGGCGGTGCCTTGTGGCGACCAGCGTGACTTTGGCTTTGCGAAACACTTCAATATTCCAATCACCAATATCCTCGGCGCAGCCTTCGATGGTGCAGAAGCAAATCCTACCAAGGATGCGGTATTGCAGAACAGCGATTTCCTGAATGGTGTGCCTATGAGGCAGGCAATGGAAATTGTAGCTGATAAAGTGGAAGCCATGGGCATCGGTAAAAAGCAGACTAACTTCAGAATGCGCGATGCAGGCTTTAGCCGTCAGCGTTACTGGGGTGAGCCCTTCCCGATCGTTTACAAAAATGGAATCCCATACGCTGTAGCCGAAAGCGAACTCCCTGTAGAACTGCCACACGTAGATACCTATAAACCAGGTGAAGATGGTGAAGGCCCGCTGGCCAACATCACCGACTGGGTGAATATTGATGCGAATACAAAACGTGAAACCAACACCATGCCTGGTTATGCAGGTAGCAGCTGGTACTTCCTGCGCTACGCAGATCCTTCTAACAAGGAAGAATTTGCCAGCCGTGCTGCTACTGATTACTGGAACCAGGTAGATGTATACATCGGTGGTACAGAGCATGCAGTAGGTCACCTGCTGTATTCCCGCCTGTGGACCAAAGTATTGTGTGATCTCGGCTATATTGGCTTCGATGAGCCTTATAAAAAGCTCATCAACCAGGGTATGATCCAGGGTTCATCAAGGTTTGCTAAACGCCTGCGCTTTATGCACAGCGACCACAAACCGGAAGCTGACGAAATCGATCCTATCACATTGCCGGATAACAAACAGGTATTTATCTCCAGCAGCTTCGGCGATATCAAGATCAAGCATATCATTGAACTGATCAGGGAACAGGATGCATCCCTGGCTGAGTTCCTGAACTCCATGGATGTAAACTATGTGATCGAAAGCTATATTCACGTAGATGTCAACTTCGTGGATGGCGTAGTAATGGATGTTAATGCTGCCAGAAAATGGAAATCTGACTTTGAAAACGCAATCTTCCTCCTGCAGGATGGCCAGTTCACCTGCAAATCCGAAGTAGAGAAGATGAGTAAGAGCAAGTACAACACCGTAAACCCGGATGTACTCGTTGATAAATACGGTGCCGATACCTTCCGCATGTACGAAATGTTCCTCGGCCCTGTAGAGCAGTCCAAACCATGGGATACCAAAGGTATCGAAGGCGTGCACCGCTTCCTCAAAAAACTCTGGCGCCTCTTCGTGGATGAGCAGAAAGGCCTGATTGTAAAAGACGGCGAAGCCACTCCTGAAGAACTGAAGATCCTGCACAAGACGATTCAGAAAATCGACAGCGATACCGAGAACTTCTCATACAATACCGCTGTCAGCCAGTTCATGATCTGTGTGAATGAACTGAGCAGCCTGAAAAGCAACAAACGCAGCGTACTGGAACCCGTGCTGATCCTGCTCACCCCATATGCACCACACATCGCTGAAGAACTGTGGCATATGCTGGGTAATACAACAAGTATCCTCGATGCAGCATACCCTGTATTCGAAGAGAAATATGTAAAGGAAAATGCGTTCAACTACCCGATTGCTGTAAACGGTAAGACCCGCACAGAACTGAGCTTCCCGCTGGATGCAGACAATGCCGCTATCGAACAGACTATACTTGCCAACGAGGTAGTACAGAAATGGATCGAAGGTAAGCCCGTTAAAAAAGTAGTGATCGTGAAAGGAAGAATGATCAATATTGTTGTTTAA
- a CDS encoding HAMP domain-containing sensor histidine kinase produces MSIRIKILILFTALTVSIILLMAGCAYFLTNQYSFTDFYKRIEIRAIVAARAVLIKDRDNSATYTELRNEHLERMPYEKEYFLKLDKDGHFKRPAALSSLPASFFEMVRLQGKANHRSGDTFFTGVVFGTDPDKYIVIVSARNDFGSRYMADLKQVLTICLATAGILVLAAGFFFSRYILQPVRVMTSQVKNIRAHNLHLRLDSPDSNDEMFELAQTFNNMLDRLETAFETQNNFVSNASHELGTPLTAIIGEAELALNKQRTDEEYRQSIQVILGEAERLEHITKSLLRLAQTGFGGKGQQRERIRMDELIFSVKDTIDQINPNNKVEIDYSMLPEDEAKLFILGDAQLLHLAFSNIVQNACKYSDNRAVSVALAATDANIILLIQDQGIGIPASELPFIYDPFFRASNTSGYKGYGIGLPLSRNIIRLHGGNIVVNSQQGKGTEIRITLPVA; encoded by the coding sequence ATGAGTATACGCATCAAAATACTGATCCTCTTTACTGCGCTGACAGTTTCTATCATCCTGCTGATGGCGGGGTGTGCTTACTTTCTCACCAATCAATATTCATTTACCGATTTTTATAAGCGCATTGAAATACGTGCCATTGTTGCTGCACGTGCTGTGCTGATCAAAGACAGGGATAACAGTGCTACCTATACGGAATTGCGTAACGAGCACCTGGAACGTATGCCTTATGAAAAGGAATACTTTCTAAAACTGGATAAGGATGGGCATTTCAAGCGTCCTGCGGCACTCAGTTCCCTGCCAGCCTCTTTTTTTGAAATGGTGCGGTTGCAGGGGAAGGCGAATCATCGTAGCGGTGACACCTTCTTTACAGGCGTAGTATTTGGCACTGATCCCGACAAGTACATCGTTATTGTTTCTGCACGCAATGATTTTGGCAGCCGCTACATGGCCGACCTGAAACAGGTACTGACCATCTGCCTGGCTACTGCGGGCATCCTGGTACTGGCAGCGGGCTTCTTCTTTTCGAGATACATCCTGCAGCCAGTAAGGGTCATGACCTCGCAGGTAAAGAACATCAGGGCGCACAACCTGCACCTGCGGCTGGATTCGCCAGACAGTAATGATGAAATGTTCGAACTGGCCCAGACTTTTAATAATATGCTGGACAGGCTGGAAACGGCTTTCGAAACACAGAACAATTTTGTCAGCAATGCCTCTCACGAGCTGGGAACACCGCTTACTGCCATCATTGGAGAGGCCGAGCTAGCCCTGAATAAACAACGTACAGATGAGGAATACCGCCAGTCCATACAAGTAATATTAGGAGAGGCCGAGCGCCTGGAGCATATTACTAAGAGCCTGTTACGCCTTGCCCAGACTGGTTTTGGAGGTAAAGGGCAGCAACGCGAACGGATTCGTATGGATGAACTGATCTTCTCTGTAAAAGATACGATTGACCAGATCAATCCTAATAATAAGGTAGAGATAGATTATTCTATGCTGCCGGAAGATGAGGCGAAGTTATTCATCCTGGGGGATGCGCAGTTGCTGCATCTTGCTTTCAGCAATATTGTACAGAATGCCTGCAAGTATTCTGATAACCGGGCCGTGAGTGTGGCGCTGGCAGCTACAGACGCCAATATTATCTTACTGATCCAGGACCAGGGGATTGGGATCCCTGCATCCGAACTACCATTTATATACGATCCTTTCTTCCGCGCTTCTAATACAAGTGGTTATAAAGGCTATGGAATAGGCCTGCCTTTATCCCGTAATATTATCCGCCTGCATGGGGGTAATATCGTTGTAAACAGCCAGCAGGGCAAGGGCACAGAGATCAGGATCACCCTGCCGGTTGCCTGA
- a CDS encoding response regulator transcription factor, with product MEERKPKILLAEDDTNLGMVLKNYLELNDYDVELCRDGILALAAFRREKFDICLLDIMMPNMDGFKLAEEIRDVDPDIPLFFLSAKTMKEDIIQGYKLGADDYIAKPFDSELLLLKIKAILKRNQELNSKEEEQHEFKIGRYEFNARLRTLTRDGETHTLSPKENELLRMLCEHKNDLLPRELALKKIWGSDTYFNGRSMDVYIAKLRKYLKEDPNIEIVNIHGNGFRLVVKD from the coding sequence ATGGAAGAACGTAAACCAAAGATATTACTGGCGGAAGATGATACCAACCTGGGTATGGTGCTCAAAAATTATCTTGAACTGAATGACTATGACGTGGAACTGTGCCGCGATGGTATTCTGGCACTGGCTGCCTTCAGAAGGGAGAAATTTGACATCTGCCTCCTGGATATCATGATGCCTAATATGGATGGTTTTAAACTAGCCGAGGAAATCCGCGATGTAGATCCGGACATTCCTTTATTCTTCCTCTCTGCCAAAACAATGAAAGAAGACATCATCCAGGGGTATAAGCTGGGTGCTGATGACTATATTGCCAAGCCATTTGACAGTGAATTGCTCCTGTTGAAGATCAAAGCGATCCTGAAGAGAAACCAGGAACTGAACAGCAAAGAGGAAGAGCAGCACGAGTTTAAAATTGGCCGCTATGAATTCAATGCCCGCCTGCGTACCCTGACCCGTGATGGGGAAACACATACGCTCTCTCCAAAAGAGAATGAACTGTTACGCATGCTGTGCGAGCATAAGAATGACCTGCTGCCCCGCGAACTGGCACTGAAGAAGATCTGGGGTAGCGATACTTACTTCAATGGTCGTAGTATGGACGTGTATATCGCCAAGCTGCGCAAATACCTGAAGGAAGATCCCAATATCGAGATCGTGAACATTCACGGTAACGGTTTCCGCCTGGTAGTGAAAGATTAA
- a CDS encoding peptidoglycan DD-metalloendopeptidase family protein, with protein sequence MLTEILKAHQPFQPVVLFDPTQDHLYPMDLTAANTALTHDILDDEQRFSDYVTNLLATHHAVFGIGGYGEHRTIYSRSAHFDTGDEPRRFHLGIDIWGPAGTPVYAPMDGRIHSFQFNDNYGDYGATIILKHVLDGVPFHTLYGHLSVADLEGLEVDAPVAAGQIIAHFGPLKENGHWPPHLHFQLIIDMEGKAGDYPGVCRYSERARYLANCPDPNLVLALIA encoded by the coding sequence ATGTTAACCGAAATCTTAAAAGCGCATCAGCCGTTTCAGCCAGTCGTATTATTTGATCCCACACAGGATCATTTATACCCGATGGATCTGACTGCCGCAAACACTGCACTTACACACGATATACTGGACGATGAACAGCGTTTCAGTGATTATGTCACCAACTTACTCGCCACACACCATGCAGTCTTCGGCATAGGTGGCTATGGTGAACACCGCACCATCTACTCCCGCAGTGCACATTTTGATACCGGAGACGAACCCAGAAGATTTCACCTCGGTATAGACATCTGGGGGCCTGCAGGCACACCCGTATATGCACCGATGGATGGTCGTATACATAGTTTTCAGTTCAATGATAACTATGGTGATTACGGGGCTACTATCATCTTAAAGCATGTGCTGGATGGCGTGCCTTTTCATACTTTATACGGGCACCTGAGTGTAGCTGATCTGGAAGGATTAGAAGTGGATGCACCTGTTGCTGCAGGGCAGATTATCGCCCATTTCGGGCCTTTAAAAGAGAATGGCCATTGGCCTCCACACCTCCACTTCCAGCTCATCATCGATATGGAAGGGAAGGCGGGAGACTACCCTGGCGTATGTCGTTATAGTGAAAGAGCACGGTACCTGGCGAATTGCCCGGACCCTAACCTGGTATTAGCACTCATTGCATAA